GCAGTTTAGAAGCCGCTGAAAAAGTCGTATATTTGACCGTTCAAGATTTTAACGAGAAATGGGCAGAACGAAAGTTGCGAGGATTTGCCGAAGCGTATGAAGCCCTCGAGCGAATGTTTGAAGAACATTATTTTTAACCAAATATTGTAAATAAATAAAATAAGGGGATTCTCCCTTTCCACACAGGAGACTTGAATATTCAGTCTCCTGTGTGGAGGAAACAGCCCTACTCTATTCTAAATCCATTTCAGAGATACCCTATCTATCTTATGACGGTACCAACTGCATAAATTGAAAATACATCTGTGATTCCTGATTTTTATTGATTCTTCTATACTTCGTAAAATAAAAACTATTTCCACATATACAAATAATTAAGCCTAATAATGCAGGTTTTAGAATTGATTTTCCTTTTAGACCATGATTATGCAAGAAAAACCGGAAGTAAAATTTCATCAACCAATAACTCCAGTCGCTTTTCATCCATTACACCTTTTCGCATAAGATATTCCACACGGATCAAGTCAAAGGGCAGGGTCAGTGTCGTCTCGCTGACCTCTTTTATTTTTTCTCCTCTCGCTTTTGCAAAACCAAGCAGTTTTTGCATGACAAGAATATTTTTATTTGTTGCGTTGACTGTAATTTCGGTCATTTTCTTGTTATTTTGTCCCATCTCAAATAAAATAGCATTCATTATTTCCGGACCAACTTCTAAATAGGCTTTGTTATAAAGTGTGAGCAACTGCAACAAGTCCCCGCGCAAACTTCCCGTATCCTCAATTTTATCAATCAACTCACCGTCAAGTACTTTCTTCATTTTATAAACCATAATTTCGTGGATTAAATCAAGCTTTGTTTGCCAGCGCCGATAAATTACGGTACGGCTAGTTTTTGCGGCTTTTGCAATTTCCTGAAAAGTGAGATTGATATAACCAACTTTTTTGATTAATTCAATAGTGGCATTATAGATGCTTTCATATAGTGCATCTCCCCTTCTGCGCATACTTCTGCCCGCATTTTTCATTTTCACGATCATCCTCTCCGGGAACAGTTTAAAATTTATTCTCGTTCTCGTAGATCAACTTCAATATATTTTTCAATCATTATAGCATATCCCAGGGTTAAATAATGTACACCTTGCACCTTATTATATTTTTTATGTATACTTAAGGTACATAATGTATCTTAAGGAGGAGATGGAAATATGGAAAAAGAAAAGTTGCCTAAGGACATCATTAGCATCGCCTGGATTTTAGTACTTGGTGCACTCCCTTCTATGCTGGACACCACTATCGTCAATATAGCAGTTAATGATTTTACAAAGATGTTTTCAACCAGTTTTGCTGTAGCACAATGGGTGGTTACCGGATATACTTTGGCTTTGGGAATTGCGGTTCCGTTTTCTGGATGGCTGATGAAGAAATATGACGGCAAGAAAATATTTATGGGAGCTTTGGGCCTATTTTTGGTCGCTTCAATTCTTTGCGGTCTTTCTTGGAATATGCCAAGTTTAATCATATTCCGGGTTTTACAAGGTTTTGCTTCCGGGCTCATCATTCCAACATTGACCGCCTTGATTGTACAGACTGCAGGCAATGAAAACCTCGGACGTTTAATGTCCATTGTAGGAATTCCGATTGTTTTTGCCCCAATTATTGGCCCGATTATAGGAGGATTAATTTTACAATATTTATCATGGAACTGGCTCTTTTTTGTGAATCTTCCATTTGGGGTTGTTGCATTGCTGTTGATGCAGTGGAAACTGCCAAAATTTGAGGCGATTGACAAAGGCGCAAAAATGGATTGGCCAGGTGTTTTATTACTGGCACTGATATCGGGAATGTTTATCCTTGGCGTAACAGAGGGCAGGGAATCGTACTTCCGTGCAACAAGCATCTTGGCATTTTCAGCCGGTGCTGTTTCCCTGATTGCTTATCTGGTTTATGCGTGGAAGAAAAAGAACAAGGCTTTGATACCATTGGCTCTTTTTAAATCCAAAAATTTCAGTGCAGCATTTTTTTCCTTGTTCTTAGCTGGATTTGCTACCAATGGGCCGATGCTTCTATTACCGATGTTTTTTCAGAATGTACGTGGACTGGATGTCATTGCATCAGCACTCTGGTTGATTCCACAGGGGATAGGAATGCTGATAGCACGGCCTTTGGTTGGAAAAATGACTGATAAATACGGAGCTCGGCTTGTCGTACTGCCTTCAATCGCTATAACTATACT
Above is a genomic segment from Caldibacillus debilis DSM 16016 containing:
- a CDS encoding DHA2 family efflux MFS transporter permease subunit, which produces MEKEKLPKDIISIAWILVLGALPSMLDTTIVNIAVNDFTKMFSTSFAVAQWVVTGYTLALGIAVPFSGWLMKKYDGKKIFMGALGLFLVASILCGLSWNMPSLIIFRVLQGFASGLIIPTLTALIVQTAGNENLGRLMSIVGIPIVFAPIIGPIIGGLILQYLSWNWLFFVNLPFGVVALLLMQWKLPKFEAIDKGAKMDWPGVLLLALISGMFILGVTEGRESYFRATSILAFSAGAVSLIAYLVYAWKKKNKALIPLALFKSKNFSAAFFSLFLAGFATNGPMLLLPMFFQNVRGLDVIASALWLIPQGIGMLIARPLVGKMTDKYGARLVVLPSIAITILGTLPFVFFDASTMQWVIWIVLFIRGIGIGGITVPVMSDAYVGLEKLLVPAASVATRIIQNIGAAFGSAMLATVVSSALSAKEATVSNIADAYHLGFITSLIFMMISILPSLFLTNKKAAN
- a CDS encoding TetR/AcrR family transcriptional regulator; protein product: MIVKMKNAGRSMRRRGDALYESIYNATIELIKKVGYINLTFQEIAKAAKTSRTVIYRRWQTKLDLIHEIMVYKMKKVLDGELIDKIEDTGSLRGDLLQLLTLYNKAYLEVGPEIMNAILFEMGQNNKKMTEITVNATNKNILVMQKLLGFAKARGEKIKEVSETTLTLPFDLIRVEYLMRKGVMDEKRLELLVDEILLPVFLA